From the genome of Stanieria cyanosphaera PCC 7437:
GTTTAATATTTAAACGATCGCCTTGAGTTACAGAATAAGTGCCATCGCGGTTTGCATAATATTGAAGTAATCTAACCAAACGCACCATTGCCCGTTCGGAGATTAGTCCGTGTACAGTATTGTGAAGTTGTTGTAGACGCTGGTTAAATACTTCTAGTATCCGCAAACTAATTTCTGGCGATTGAGAAATTACCTGTAATAAGGCTTGGCGATCGATAGTTAATATTTGCGACTCTACTTGAGCGATTACGGTTGCAGGGGAAATTCCGTTGCCAAAAATTGCTGGCGCAGCAAACAGTTCACCTGGGGGAATGAGGCGCACTATTGTTTCTTTACCGTTGTCGGCGGTTTTTTTAATTTCTAGTCTTCCTGTAATTAAACCATGCAGTTGTTGAGGGATGCGATCGCCTTCGTGCATCACTATTTCATCTTGCTGATATTCTTTAACGTAACTGCACCCAACGAGACTTTTTAATTGGGCGATCGCTAAATCTTGAAAAATTGAAAGCTGCTGTAATTGAGCGATCGACGAGTAACCTTTAACTAGCATTTATTGGAAAATAGTTTCATTTTATTTATTGAAGCCAAAAATTAGAACCTAAGAAATGCGATCGATCTATAAGCAACCGTTAAGCAAGTTATTAGATATTTCTGTATCTTTAAACACTTTATGCGTTTTTGACATGATAGATTGATAATAACGAATAATTGCCTGTATTCAAGATTATTTTAACCAACGATTGCGGATGCGTAGTCGCTCTTACAATTAAATAATGCTGTTAAAAAATAATACCGTAAGACAAAAATCATATCGAAAAAACACTAATCAGAGTGCTTTAAGACGTTGGAAGCGCAAATTTTATATTTTGCAACAGAGTCGAAGACACCAACCTAAGTTTTCCTGGCAACATATTTTGCTTTCTTATGTTGGTAGTTTTATCGGCATTGCAGTTTTAGCTTATCTTTCGGTTTATAGTTCTTATCCCTTAATTGCTGCGCCTTTTGGCGCAACTGCGGTCTTAGTTTTTGGTGTTCCCGATAGTCCTCTAGCTCAACCACGTAATGTTATTGGAGGTAATTTAATCGCTGCATTGACGTGCGTAATTTTAGTACATTTATTTGGTACAGGTCCTTGGGTTATGGCTCTAGCGGTAGCTACTACTATTAAATTAATGCAATTAACTAGGACAGTTCATCCACCATCAGGAGCAGTCGCTTTAATCGGAGTTTTGAGTAATGTAGATTGGCGCTTTATTTTTACTCCAGCCTTGGGAGGGTCAATTATTATCGTTTTAGTTACTGTAATTTTTAATAATTTAGTTGAGGGTAGACCTTATCCCAGACACTGGCTGTAAACTTTTATTATTTAAAAGAGTTTTGCCCACTTTTTCGCTCCTTTTAAAAATTACCGTAACCTGCGATCGATGGTTTTAAATAAAACTCTATCCACAAACATGAGCTACCTCAAAGACGGGACTGAAATTTAATGTCAGAGTATGAGTATCGAGTTTGGATGCTCTTTCATGATAACTACTCTTAATTTTGCTACCGCACCTGGTCATCAAGTATTAGCAGCAGCAGGAAAAAAAATTCTGCGTCCTGGAGGAAAAGCAGCCACAGAACAACTATTTACTTGGGCTAATTTTCAATCGGGAGAAACGGTATTAGAATTAGCAGCAAGCTTTGGCGAAAGTGCTATTGAAATAGCTAAAAGATTTAATGTTCGCGTTGTCGGAATTGAGAAAAACCCCGATAGCGTGGCTAAAGCGAAGGAAAATATTAAAGCTGCGGGACTATCAGACCGAGTAACTATTATTGAAGGAGATATCTTTCAGTTAGATAAGATTACAGACAAGTTCGATTATGTCTTGGCTGAAGCAATCCTTACCATGCAGTCGGACGCAGGAAAAGCCAAAACTTTATCAGGAATTAGAAACTGTCTTAAACCAGGGGGGAAGTTTCTTTCCCATGAAATGTTTGTCCGCGATAACGCCGAACAAGTGCGTAAAAGCTTATCTAAATCTATTCGAGTCAATGCTAATCCTTTAACTGTCTCGGAGTGGTCAACAGCTTGTAAAGTTGCAGGTTTAACCTTACAGCAACAGCAAACAGGAAAAATGGGATTACTCGATCTCGATCGCATGATAAGGGATGAAGGTTTATTGGGAACAGTAAAAATTATCTCGAATATTTTAACTAAACCCAGTCTGCGTCACAGAGTCAAAAAGATGCGCCGTAGTTTTCAACAGCAGGGAAAAAATATCGGTTATATCGTTTTTACGTCATCAGTCATTGGTCATTAGTTAACAAAAGACAAAAAATAAAGGAGAAAATTATGACAATTACAACACCTAACAATTCTTTTAACGCTACATTACAGGATTTAATTGAATATCCCGCCAATGGTATTAATAGTACAGTTCTACTCAAAGACAACAATAGCCAATACAGCTTATTCTGTTTGGCAGCAGGTACAAATATCGACGAACATACTTCTACTCGTAATGCGGTCATAACTGTAATTGAAGGTTCGGGAAATCTCAATTTAGAAGGAAAAGATATTGCTTTGACTCCAGGAGTATTTATTTTTATGCCAGCGAATGCACCCCATGCGGTACAAGCAAAAGAAAACTTGGCATTTACCCTAGCTTTATCCGAACATTTACCAGCTAAAAAGGGAGTTAGCCAAAAAACCATCGATATTGTTAAATCTACCGCCCCTGTAATTAAACAACACGGTAAAACCATTACTACTCGGATGTATGAAATTATGTTTGACACCCATCCAGAGGTAAAATCACAGTTTGATATGGCTGCACAGGCTAACGGTACTCAACATGCTAAACTTGCTACTGCTGTTTATAGTTACGCTACCCATATCGACGATCTAGAATCTCTGAAAGCAATGGTAGATAAGATCGCCCATCGTCATGTAGCAACCCATGTTTTACCAGAGCAATATCCTATTGTAGGGGAATGTTTGTTGAAAGCAATTAAAGATGTGTTGGGAGATGCAGCAACCGAAGAAGTAATGACAGCTTGGGCTGAAGCCTATCAAGCTTTAGCTGGGGTGTTTATTAATCGAGAACAACAAATCTATCAAAATGCTTCTTAATTGCTACTGTCGTACTACCAGACTATTAATTTGCAGGCGTTGGTAAATCAAAGTATGATTTTAAAAATTACCAACGCCCTGATTTTATAACTGTTTAAACAACTCCAAACATTCTTCAGCTAGAATACCACCCACAACTTCTATATTCTGAAAACCTTTGGCAACGACGGTTTTACAGGGCAGATCGAAAGATTTAAGCTGGTCTAGTCCCAAATTACTTATCTGTTCTATAGATGCACCAAAAACCACCGTAGAAACTCCTGCCCAAACACAGGCTGCTGCACACATCGGACATGGTTCGCCAGTAGCATAAAGAGTATAACCAGATAAAGCATCTAGAGAATAACTATACTGTTTGGTAAAAGCTCGTAAAATATTAAGTTCGGCGTGTGCGGAAACATCGTTATCTGTTTGGGCGGTATTATAACCGCGCATCACAATTTCATTATCTTTAACGATTACAGCACCATAGGGTAAGTCGCCTTTTTTTGCTTCGATTAAAGCTTCGCGCATAAATTTTTCGTGAGTCATCGTTTTTTTTTATTTACTTTTGTGATGCAGTTATGAACTTTTATAAGTTAAAGATTAGAGTTTAGAGATGCTATTGAAAACTATCCGCAGTCAGATCCGAAGGCGCGACTCCTAAGACAATTGCTAACCTAAAAATAAGTTTCGATTTTAGTTTCAAGACTAAAACTGCTATTTTCCATCAACCATTATTCCACAGATTTTATGAAAACTACCAAGTCAACTGTCGAAGAGGCGGACGACAGAGCCACCGCCGTGAACTTTGATTATCTGACCGCTAACCCAACTACCCGCTGGCGAACATAACCAAAGCATCGCGTTAGCAATATCTCTAGGTTTACCTGTTCTACCAGTGAGATTGTCGGGATGCAATAACTTTTCCTGCACGGTAGGATCGATCCCAGCATCACTATAGCCAGCCGTCATTACAGTGCCAATGAGGATAGAGTTCACGCGAACCTTTTGAGCCAGCATGTGTGCGATCGAAATCATCATCTGGTTTAGGGCTGCCTTAGATGTGCCATAAGCCAGGATGTCATAAGCAGGCACGGCTGATGAAAATGACCCAGAATTGGTAATACTGGGATTCTCTGCCTTGAGTAAGTGAGGTAGGCACGCCATAGACATGCGGTAGGCGCTGATTGTGTTGAGCTTGTAGGAATCAATAAACGCTTGGTCGGAAATCGCTGTGGGATCGTCATGGCGTGCGCCCCAACCCACATTATTGATTAGCGTCGATATTCCGCCGAACGCCTCTACAGTTGCAGCCACCACCGCGTTTATGTCCTCGGAGTTCGTCACGTCGCAAGCCATGCCACGGCAATGACTACTTGTTTCTCCTTCGATATTTGCTGCCGTTTTCTTGGCTTTATCGCCTTGGAGATCGGCAATCATCACGTTCGCTCCAGCACTGGCAAGCGTCTTGGCTATTCCTGCACCGATATTCTGTGCGCCACCCGTAATAATGACATGATGGTTATTCATGCGGAAATCTGCAAAAGCATCAAATTGAGTCATTAGATCGATTCCTTGTAATAGTGGTATTTATGCTGTCCTGCTGATTTTGAGCAAGTCGAGCTTGCCCTTACCATGCCCGACTATATCTCTGTTGCAGTCGCTCGATTACTTGTGTTATTCAAACTAGGCAAAAATTATGAGTAACTTATGAAGAAGACTAATAAGTACCAAATTGAAATATCTGCAATCCTTTGGCGAAATTCAATCGTACTAAGATATGCAACTATTAAATTAAAGAGTACGGCTTAAAGAATTTATTTCCCCTTCCTGTTACATATTTGTCAACGATTAAAAATACCTCGCACAGTGTAACGCACTTCATCGCTTTTGCGATCGGTCGGCTAGGCGCAAGCCTAATCGCTTTGTTTCCAAAAAAAGAGTCGCTCATAAGTTCCTCAAAACTTCTGGCTATAAATTAAAGCCATAGCTCAAATGTATTGCCACCGATTTAGCGATACACCGTGTTTTTCGGTTGAGAAATATCAGTAGAGCTTTTTAAGTAAGTGGACAAAATAAATTACAGTAGTTAAAAAATAGTAACTGAGAGAGTAACGAATGACAACAGGTCAATTTATTCGTCAGATTAATTTGGAAACTCAAAGCTTATTAAAGCGAATCTATCGGCAAAGTAGTCATCATCAAGTACGCCAACGTTCTCACTGTTTACTCCTCAAAAATCAAGGAGTAAACATTAAGCAATTGAAAGCAATTTTCCAAGTCAGTGAAAAAACTTTATACAACTGGTTTAATGCTTGGGAGTCAAAAGGGTTAGTTGGACTTTACAATCAACCAGGAAGAGGGCGAAAAGCAACTTTTAATCCAGAGCAAATAAAACAAATAAAAGAATGGGCAAGTTCTCATCCTCAGCAATTAAAGCAAGTTAGACAAAAAATTCAAGAAAAATGGAATATTACAGTTAAGTGGATGGAAATTGATTCTTACAAAGACTGGCAAAGTTTAGTTGATTCTGTGGAAACAATGCTTCGGGAATTTGGTCAAAAATATGTAATTAATTTTGTCTAACTACTTATATAACTCGATACATCATGAGAAGTTCAAGTGTAATGTTTTTTCTAAAAACCAAACCTACTGGTTTGTTCTTCTGCTTTGTAACTACATTATTGTTACTTAAACCATTATCGGTTAATGCTCAATCGATCAAACCCTCAAACGTTAGCGATCGCCGAAACTTAGAGTCTTTGAATATAAAATCCGATGCAGAAAAGCTGGCTCAATTTGAACGAGAAGAAGTAGAAGTAGATATAGTTGAACCTATAGAGACCAGAGAAACAAATAGAGCGCGTAGCTATATAAGCGTTGGTGGAAATATTGGTTTGGGAGGTGACGATACTCAAATTGGAGATGGTGCTTTCGCTGTCTTAGGTAAAGGGGCGTTAACCAGGCATTTTGCCTTACATCCTGCGGTGTTATTTGGCGACAAAAATACAATATTCCAATTCAAAGCGGTTCTTCAAAAATACTTCACCCCTTCATCGGCGGCGGAATATCAATTAAAGAAATATTTGATGATTTCGATTTGGGTGGTTTGGCAACAGCAGGAGTAGATGTTCCAATCACAGATCGCCTGACAGGAACAGCCCGCGTGAATGTGGGTTTTGATGACGATACTGATGTTGGCTTACTTTTAGGAGTTGGTTACGGTAACTAACTTAGATAAACTACTCAAGTTACATAAAAACAAGATCGAATGAAGCAAAAAAACAGCCTTTTATCATTTTCTCGTACTTCTAAAAATCTATTAGCGATTGCGCGAAGCGCACCAGCGAAGCCGATCGCTATTGCACTCTGTATTATATTTTTTACCGTTATGAGTTCATCCGCACAAGATAGCCAAGATCGGCAATATCTCTCTGCGGGAGAAAGCGACCCGATAAAAATGGGTTGGATGCAGGGGTTTCCACCGCCGAAAGATAAACGCTTAAGGTTTGCCGATGGCTCTTTCTTTGAATTTCCCGCTTTCTTTGCGCTATAGCGTGGCACATATGAGAGAGTTTATGCCTACAGTTGATGTTTCTCGTGGCATAAAAAACCAACCAGTTCCCTTTGAATACGATCTAGATGAGAATATTGACTCACTAACTTTCGTTCCTTGGAACTCTGATGAAGAGATGACTTGGGAAGCTTCTTTAGGCAAGAATTATACCGACGGCATACTAATTCTACATCAAGGCAAAATTATCTATGAAAAGTATTTTGCAGCCTTTACCGAGGTCGGTCAACACGCAGTTATGTCCCTAACCAAATCTTTTACGGGAACGCTGGGTGCGATGTTGGCTGCTGAAGACACTTTAGATGAAAGCAAAACTGTAGTGGAATACGTACCCGAACTAAAAAATTCTGCTTTTGCCGATGCTACCGTTAGACAGGTAATGGATATGACCACTGCCCTTAAGTTTAGCGAAGACTATTCCGATCCTAATGCTGAAATTTGGCAATATTCTGCTGCGGGTAATCCCCTCCCCAAACCTAAAAACTACAATGGACCGATCGGCTATTACGAATACCTACAAACAGTACAAAAAGATGGCAAACATGGGAAAGCCTTTGGCTACAAAACAGTTAATGCCGATGCTTTGGGCTGGATAATTTCTAAAACTACAGGAAAATCAGTAGCGCAGTTGTTATCTGAAAGAATCTGGCAACCTCTGGGTATGGAACAAAATGGCTATTATTCTGTAGACGAATTGGGAATCCCTTTTGCTGGAGGCGGGTTAAACGCAGGATTACGGGATTTAGGACGTTTTGGAGAATTAATTCGTAATAAAGGAAATTGGCAAGGCAAACAAATCATACCTCAAAGTGTCGTTGAAGATATCGAACAAGGCGGAAGTAAAGAGGCGTTTGCTAAGTCAGACCATGACGAGTTAGAAGGCTGGTCTTACCGAGATATGTGGTGGATTACCAATAACAAAGATGGGGCATTCGCTGCCAGAGGCGTACACGGACAAACCATCTATATTGACCCCACTGCTGAGATGGTCATCGTGCGTTTTGCTTCCCATCCCGTTGCTGCCAATTCTGCCAACGATCCCTATTCTCTACCTGCCTATCAAGCCGTAGCAGATTATTTGAAGGAGCGAAGCTCCTAGCTGCAAGCCATAAGCTGTAAGTTTTTTAGGTTTAATTTACCTTTTCTATCCTGAAATGACGGAAAGTTTAGATTGATAGTTTGAATCTACATAATAGATCGGCTTAGAGCTACGGAGGCTTCGCCTCCCAGTCGTCTTACGACGATCTGCGCGAATGCGCTGTGCTTATAGCTTTTAAAAATTAACGATAAACAATACACAAACAATAAATATCATGAACACAGAATTATTTAATTTAGAAGGAAAAACTGCGATCGTTACTGGAGGCGCGAACGGTATCGGTAAAGGATGCTCTCTAATGCTCTCTGATTTTGGTGCGAATGTCGTCGTAGCAGATTTAAAAATAGAAGACGCTAACAAAGCAGCCGAAGAAATTAAGCAAAAAGGCGGACAAGCGATCGCCGTATCCTGCAACGTAATGAAAGATGAAGACCTGACCAATTTAGTAAAACGCACAATTAAAGAATTTGGCGGTATAAATATTTTGGTCAACAACGTTGGCGGTGGCGGTGCGGGCAAAGAAAGCCCCTCAGATATTTCCGTAAATGACT
Proteins encoded in this window:
- a CDS encoding Crp/Fnr family transcriptional regulator, giving the protein MLVKGYSSIAQLQQLSIFQDLAIAQLKSLVGCSYVKEYQQDEIVMHEGDRIPQQLHGLITGRLEIKKTADNGKETIVRLIPPGELFAAPAIFGNGISPATVIAQVESQILTIDRQALLQVISQSPEISLRILEVFNQRLQQLHNTVHGLISERAMVRLVRLLQYYANRDGTYSVTQGDRLNIKLPYYQIARSMGITYEECVRLFKKLKGIAIYKRGGIIIVRDWQKLAAASEQ
- a CDS encoding HPP family protein, which gives rise to MLLKNNTVRQKSYRKNTNQSALRRWKRKFYILQQSRRHQPKFSWQHILLSYVGSFIGIAVLAYLSVYSSYPLIAAPFGATAVLVFGVPDSPLAQPRNVIGGNLIAALTCVILVHLFGTGPWVMALAVATTIKLMQLTRTVHPPSGAVALIGVLSNVDWRFIFTPALGGSIIIVLVTVIFNNLVEGRPYPRHWL
- a CDS encoding SAM-dependent methyltransferase, which produces MITTLNFATAPGHQVLAAAGKKILRPGGKAATEQLFTWANFQSGETVLELAASFGESAIEIAKRFNVRVVGIEKNPDSVAKAKENIKAAGLSDRVTIIEGDIFQLDKITDKFDYVLAEAILTMQSDAGKAKTLSGIRNCLKPGGKFLSHEMFVRDNAEQVRKSLSKSIRVNANPLTVSEWSTACKVAGLTLQQQQTGKMGLLDLDRMIRDEGLLGTVKIISNILTKPSLRHRVKKMRRSFQQQGKNIGYIVFTSSVIGH
- a CDS encoding globin domain-containing protein; amino-acid sequence: MTITTPNNSFNATLQDLIEYPANGINSTVLLKDNNSQYSLFCLAAGTNIDEHTSTRNAVITVIEGSGNLNLEGKDIALTPGVFIFMPANAPHAVQAKENLAFTLALSEHLPAKKGVSQKTIDIVKSTAPVIKQHGKTITTRMYEIMFDTHPEVKSQFDMAAQANGTQHAKLATAVYSYATHIDDLESLKAMVDKIAHRHVATHVLPEQYPIVGECLLKAIKDVLGDAATEEVMTAWAEAYQALAGVFINREQQIYQNAS
- a CDS encoding nucleoside deaminase translates to MTHEKFMREALIEAKKGDLPYGAVIVKDNEIVMRGYNTAQTDNDVSAHAELNILRAFTKQYSYSLDALSGYTLYATGEPCPMCAAACVWAGVSTVVFGASIEQISNLGLDQLKSFDLPCKTVVAKGFQNIEVVGGILAEECLELFKQL
- a CDS encoding SDR family oxidoreductase; translation: MTQFDAFADFRMNNHHVIITGGAQNIGAGIAKTLASAGANVMIADLQGDKAKKTAANIEGETSSHCRGMACDVTNSEDINAVVAATVEAFGGISTLINNVGWGARHDDPTAISDQAFIDSYKLNTISAYRMSMACLPHLLKAENPSITNSGSFSSAVPAYDILAYGTSKAALNQMMISIAHMLAQKVRVNSILIGTVMTAGYSDAGIDPTVQEKLLHPDNLTGRTGKPRDIANAMLWLCSPAGSWVSGQIIKVHGGGSVVRLFDS
- a CDS encoding helix-turn-helix domain-containing protein, encoding MTTGQFIRQINLETQSLLKRIYRQSSHHQVRQRSHCLLLKNQGVNIKQLKAIFQVSEKTLYNWFNAWESKGLVGLYNQPGRGRKATFNPEQIKQIKEWASSHPQQLKQVRQKIQEKWNITVKWMEIDSYKDWQSLVDSVETMLREFGQKYVINFV